The DNA window CGTGCTGGCGACCAATGAGGGGACCAGCGATAGGTAGAATCCGCCGAGCGTCCAATTGGCGATATTGATCGGCGTCACCAGGGAGAGCGGTCCCTTTGCCTGTGGCGGAACGGAAACCCGCGGAACCAGCGAGCCGAGCGCGCCCGGCCGCGTGCTGCCGGTCTCGCGCACCAGCCAGACGGCCGCTGCCTGCAGCGTGAAGACGATGAGCAGCAGCGCGTAGACCAGATGCATCGGGAAGGGGCCATACTGGATCAAGGCGCTGGTGCCGACCGCGCCGAGCGCCATGCCGCAAAGCGGCGCAATCGAATTGACGATCTGTCCCTTCGCCCGGTCGACATCGACAAGGGCTGCTCCGAGCGAGGCGCCGGCGATGCCGGTGGCAATGCCCTGGACGATCCGCGCCGCGATCAGCCAGCCGGGACCGCTGGCGACGACGAAGAACCCCATGGCGATGATTTCGAGCAGCAGGGCGGAAAAGATCACCGGCCTGCGGCCGAGATGATCGGAGATCGAACCGGCAATCAGCAGCGCCGCCAAGAGCGCAAAGGCGTAGACGGCGAAGATGACGGTGATCAGCACCGGCGAGATGGAGAAGTTCTCCTGATAGATCCGGTAGAGCGGTGTCGGCACCGAGGAGGCGCCGAAGAAGGTGGCAAGCGTCAGCGCGTGAAAGCCGATCGAGGGGCGCGGCGCATTCTCTGTAGATTTGACTGCGGCGAACATATATTAAGCCCTCTTAAAGCTAAGTCGTTGCGTTAGCGACATGTAGGGCGGATGGGTCGCAAAGGCAAATTCTTTGCGTTTATTGTTCTGTCAAAGATTTTGAACCATGAGTTCTCATCCATGTTACCC is part of the Rhizobium bangladeshense genome and encodes:
- a CDS encoding MFS transporter → MFAAVKSTENAPRPSIGFHALTLATFFGASSVPTPLYRIYQENFSISPVLITVIFAVYAFALLAALLIAGSISDHLGRRPVIFSALLLEIIAMGFFVVASGPGWLIAARIVQGIATGIAGASLGAALVDVDRAKGQIVNSIAPLCGMALGAVGTSALIQYGPFPMHLVYALLLIVFTLQAAAVWLVRETGSTRPGALGSLVPRVSVPPQAKGPLSLVTPINIANWTLGGFYLSLVPSLVASTTGSTEPLTGGAVVAALTASGAIAVYLRRGRTAAANLFFGVSAKALGILTVVAGVHLANVPLLLIGTVLTGAGFGTNFLGSIGTIMPLAKADERAGLLSAFYVQSYLAFSLPAILAGFLAKSAGYQVTTDIYASVILLLLAVGIVALRTRRWRATEGAA